The Pseudomonas hefeiensis genomic sequence GCGGGAACCGTCCTGCGCTCATTTCTCATCAGCAGGAGTGCATCATGCCTTTCGTCAACGTGCGTATTACCCGCGACGGCGTCACTCGCGAGCAGAAAGCCCAAGTCATTTCCGAAATCACTGAAACCCTCCAGCGGGTGCTGGGTAAGGATCCGCACTTGACCCACATCGTGATCGAGGAAGTCGATACCGATAACTGGGGTTACGCGGGTATGACGACGACGCAATACCGAAGCCTTCCCAAAGAGTGACGGTTCTACATTCCCGAGCCCGGTCCAACTGACCGGGCTTTCTTGTGCCTGGTGATTAACCCTGTGGGAGCGGGCTTGCTCGCGAATGCGGTGTATCAGTCAAAACTTCGGTGGCTGACCCACCGCATTCGCGAGCAAGCCCGCTCCCACACTAGCTGGTGGTGATCAAACAATTGATTACATGACGTATCAACTCAAGTACCAGCCCCCGTATTTATCAAACCAAAGCGCACCAATACCCTGATCTCAACCACCGCCAACATCGGCGCAACGGTTTCAATTCAACTGATCAGGAGTTCAATCATGAGCCTCAACAAAACCGTCATCATCACCGGCGCGTCCAGCGGCATCGGCCTGGGGCTGGTCCAGGCGTTCCTGGATCGGGGCTATAACGTGGTGGGCAATGCCCGCTCCCAATCCGGCCTGGACAGCGCCGCGCAACAGCTCGGCCATCAGGAGAATTTCATTGGCGTGGCCGGTGATATCGCTGACCCGGCCACTTCAACCCGGCTTATCGCCAAGGCCATCGAGGCTTTTGCAGCGGTTGACGGGCTGGTGAACAATGCCGGTTTCTTCCTGCCAAAACCCTTCATCGAATACAGCCCCCAGGACCTGGAAGCGCTGCTGGACACCAACCTCAAGGGTCTGGTCTTCGCCAGCCAGGCGGCTGCCGCGCACATGATCGGTCGTCAGCAAGGTTTCATCATCAACATCTCGGCCGCCGTGGCTCTGCAACCGAACATCCAGGTGCCGGCGGCGCTGCCGGTGTTGATCAAAGGTGGTGTCAACCAGATGACGCGTGCCCTGGCGCTGGAGCTGTCGCCTCACAACATCAAGGTCAACGCGGTTGCACCGGGCATCATTGACACGCCCATGCATGACCCGGCCCATCGCGAGTTTCTCAACCACCTGGCACCGGCCGGTCGCGTGGGTACCATCGAGGAAATTGCCGAGGCCGTGTTGTACCTGGCGGGCGCTGATTTCACGACGGGCGCGATACTGCCGGTAGACGGCGGGATGAGCACAGGCAAGTGGTAAACAGGCAAAAGAAAAACCCCGCAGGCACAACCTCCGGGGTTTTTATGAAGCACAGAACTTAGAGCGTGTAGGAGATGCCGGCCTGCACGGTTCGCGGTGCGCCTGGGTAGGCATAGACGTTACCGAAAGCGCCTTCTTCGTAGTCGGCGTCGAACAGGTTCTTCAAGTCCAGGTTGAGGCGGATCCGTTCGTTGACCTTGTAGTAACCGAGCAAGTCCACCACGGTGTAGCTGTCCATGGAGAACGCATTGGCTGCCGTCTGGCCGGCCCGCTCATCGACGTACTTGGCGCCCAGGCCGAGGCCCAGGCCTTTGAGGCCACCGTCCTGGAATTCGTAGACGTTCAACAGGCTGAAGGTGTTTTTGGGCACGTTGAGCAAGCGGGTGCCGGACGGGATATTGATGTCCTTGGTCACTTCGGCATCCACATACGCGTAACCACCAATCACGCGCCATTGCGGCGTCAAATTGCCCGCCACGTTCAGGTCAAAACCACGGCTGCGCACTTCGCCAGCGGCCACGCTAAAGGTGGAATCCACTGGGTCAGTGGTGAGCACATTACGTTTTTCGATCTGGTACACCGCCGCATCGACACTCAACTGACGATCCAGGGCTTCCCACTTGACCCCCATCTCATAAGACTTGCCCTCTTCCGGCTTGAACCCGCCGCCTTCGCGACTGGCACCGTTGTTGGGTTTGAACGAGCGTGCGGTATTGGCATAGACAGCCACGGTGTCGGTCAGATCGTAGATCACACCCAGGCGCGGGGTGACGGCGCTGTCGGTGACGTCCCAGTTTCGACTGCCAGGCGGGTTCTGAGGGACAAAACTCTCGTACTGATGCTCGAACCGCTCAAAACGCGCCCCGGCCAACAGCTTCAAGCGCTCAGTCAGCGCCACCTGATCCTGCACGAACACACCAAACGTCTTGAGGTTTTCCTGGTCATCTGTGGGTGTGCGCGTTAACGCCGGGCGTGGCTGGCCATACACCGGATCGAAGATATCGATCGGATAAGCACTGCTCCCCGCGGCGGAACGTTTGATGATGGACTGGTAGTCGTAGTCTTCATACTCGATGCCGGTCAACAGCGTGTGCTCGAACCCTCCCGTGGAAAAATGCCCGGTGAGGTTGAGTTGGGTGTCCCGGTCAGTCCACTCCAGTTTGCGATAGTTGAAATTGCGCCCCAGGGTACGCCCGTCGGCGGCGATGCCGTTGCCTTCCACCGCGTTGCCCTGCAGGGTGCCGTCGAGCCATTGGGTACCGCCGGCCAGGGTCCAGTCGTCGTTGAGCATGTGCTCGAAACGCACCTGGAGCATGTTGTTGTCGTTGTGCAATTTGCCAGCGTCTTTTTCGCCGAAGAACGTATCGCGCGAGGCGGTGCCGCGCTGGCCAGCGTAATGGGTCAGGCCACGGTCCAGCGGCGCATTGTTGCGCATGAAGTCGCCTTCGAAGGTCAGGCGCGTGGTGTCGTTGACCTGCCAGGTCACCACCGGCGCGATGCCGTAGCGCTCGGTCTCGACGTGATCACGGAACGTATCGCCGCCCTCGCCCACCACGTTCAGGCGATAAGCCAGGCGCCCTTCTTCGTCCAGCGGGCCTGAGGCATCCAGGGTGCCGCGGCGCATGCCCTGGTCGCTGACCTGGCTGCCCAGGGTCACGGTGCGTTCGGCCAATGGCTGCTTGGACACCACGTTGAAGGTGCCGCCCGGATCGCCGCGACCGTACAGCATCGTCGCTGGGCCGCGCAGCACTTCCAGGCGCTCGATGGTGTTGGCATCTGGCATGTTCGGGTAACCGCGGTTGATCGGAAAACCGTTGCGGTAGAACTCGCCCGTGGTAAAGCCGCGGACCGTGAATGTGGTCAGGCCCTGGCCGCCGAAGTTGTTCGCCCTGCCGACCCCGCCTGCGTAATCAAGCGCGTCTTGCAGCCGGGTGGCGCTGAGGTCTTCCACCACGTCGCGCGAAACCACGGAAATGGACTGTGGGGTTTCATGAATCGCCGTGTCGGTACGTGTCGCGCTGGCCGAACGGGTGGCGCGATAGCCCTTCACCGGACCTTGTGCCGATTCATAGTCGGCGTTACCGACGATATCCGTGGCTTGCAACTCAAGGGAGGCTGGTTTGGCAGGGACTGGCTGTTCGGCCCAGGTGGAAACGGAATAAGCCTGAAGCACACACAGTGAAACGAGAATCCGACGCATCGATGCACAATCCTAATGGAAAAAAGCCTCCACACCGGGAGGCTGACAAGAATGTGTCGCGAAAGATACAGCAACTCATTACTGTTTGATATTTATTCCCATTAGTGCCGGGTGTGTTTGTGACTGCTTAGTCAGCCATCGCGAGCAAGCTTTGCTCCCACAGGGATCTTCGGCGGGTACAAGTCTTGTGATTGGCCCCTGCTCTCCCCTGTGGGAGCAAAGCTTGCTCGCAATGGCGCCAGAACAATCTCCCACGGCTGAACACAAACCCTTGCCTGCCAGGCTGCAGGAGTGGTGTAGGAGCGGTGCAGAGTCCCCTGGGACACTACGCCCGGCAAAGTCGTATACCATATCCCCAACCAAGCCAAACGACCGCCGCCGTGACCTTATCCAAGTTCAATCTGCCTGACCTGGGCAACACCCCTTCCACTTCGGAAATCATCACCCGCCATCTGCGCGAAGCCATCGTGGCCGGGCATTTTGCCGAGGACGAGCCCATTCGCCAGGACGACATCGCCCGGCAGTTCAACGTCAGCAAGATTCCCGTACGCGAAGCCCTCAAGCGCCTCGAAGCCGAGGGACTGGTGATGTTCCAGCGCAATCGCGGGGCGATGGTCACGCGCATTTCCGAAGCGGAGCTGGCGCAGATGTTCGAGGTGCGAATGCTGCTGGAAGACAAGGTGCTGCGCCTGGCAATTCCCAACATGACCGAAGCGACGTTTGCTCGCGCCGAGGGCATCTGCCAGGAATTCATCGGCGAGGACGACGTGGGCCGGTGGGCCGAACTCAACTGGCAACTGCATGCCTGCCTCTACGAGCCGGCGCAACGGCCCTTCCTGGTGAATTTGATCCGCTCAGTCCACGACAAGCTGGAACGCTACCTGCGCATGCAGATGAGCCTTTCGGCCGGCAAGGAGCGCGCTGACCACGAGCACCGGGAAATTATTGCGGCCTGCCGCGCCGGTGATGTGGAGCGGGCGGTGAAGTTACTGGACGAACACATCGCCGGTGTTTGCAAGACGCTGTTCGAGTTCCTGCCCTCCAGTCATTGATGCGCCGCTACTGTGCCGATTTCGTCATGAGCGCTGGCTAAATTCATCAAGCCGCCAGGCTCCTGCACGGGCCACGCTTACCGTCATTCATCTGAACGGACGTGGCCCCCCATGAAACGCATCACCGTGATCGATTCCCATACCGGCGGCGAACCGACCCGCCTGGTCACCGACGGTTTTCCCGACCTGGGCCAAGGCAGCATGGCCGAGCGCCGCCAGCGCCTGGCAACACAGTACGACGCCTGGCGCACCGCTTGCGTGCTGGAACCGCGGGGCAGCGATGTGCTGGTGGGGGCGCTGCTCTGTGAACCGCAGGATCCGAGCGCCTGTGCCGGGGTGATCTTCTTCAATAACAGCGGCTACCTGGGCATGTGCGGCCACGGCACCATCGGCCTGGTGACGTCACTGGCACACCTGGGCAAGATTGGCCCTGGCGTACACACCGTCGAAACCCCGGTGGGCACGGTACAAGCGACCTTGCATGAGGATCGTTCGGTCAGCGTACGCAATGTGCCGGCCTACCGTTACCGCAAGGCCCTGAGCCTGGAGGTGCCCGGGATCGGCCCGGTGGTGGGCGATGTGGCCTGGGGCGGCAACTGGTTTTTCCTGATCGCCGATCATGGCCAGCGCGTGGCGGGCGACAATCTCGACGCGCTGACCGCCTACACCTACGCCGTGCAGCAGGCCCTGGAGCAGCAAGGGTTACGGGGTGAGGACGGTGGCCTGATCGATCACATCGAACTGTTCGCCGATGACCCGCAAGCCGACAGCCGCAACTTCGTGCTCTGCCCCGGCAAAGCATATGACCGCTCCCCATGCGGCACCGGCACCAGCGCTAAACTGGCGTGCCTGGCCGCTGACGGAAAACTGCAACCCGGGCAGATCTGGCGCCAGGCCAGTGTCATTGGCAGTGAATTCGAAGGCTCCTATGAACTCGACGGCGAGCGCATCGTGCCGACCATTCGCGGCCGCGCCTATATCAGCGCCGAAACCACGCTGGTCATTGAGCCGGATGATCCCTTCGCCTGGGGCATCACTCCGTGAACGCAGACCACGTCGCCGATGTGATCATCATCGGTGCCGGCATCATCGGCGCCGCGTGCGCCCGGACGTTGGCCCGGCGAGGCTTGAAGGTCCTGGTACTCGATGCCGGTTGGCACGGCGCCACAGCCGCCGGCATGGGCCACTTGCTGGTGCTGGACGACAACCCGGCGGAACTGGCCCTCAGTCAATATTCCCTGCAGCGCTGGCGTCAGTTGGCCCCGGCCCTGCCCGACGCCTGCGCGTGGCGTAACAACGGCACCCTGTGGCTGGCGGCCAATGCCGAGGAAATGGCCGTCGCCCATAGCAAGTACCTGAACCTGCTGGCCCATGGCGAAGACTGCGAGCTGATGGGTCGTGCGGCCCTGCAGCAGCGTGAGCCGCAACTGCGCGAAGGTCTGGAGGGCGGCCTGCTGATCAAGGGCGACGCAATCCTGTACGCGCCGGCTGCCGCGCGCTGGATGCTGGACGCGGCCAATATCGATCAGCAGCGCGCCCAGGTCGTTGAAGTGGACGGCCATCGGGTGCGTCTTGAGGATGGTCGCTGGTTGAACGCAGAAGCGGTGATTCTCGCCAATGGCATCCAGGCCACCGAGCTGTGCCCGGAGTTGCCGATCGAAGCCAAGAAGGGCCATTTGTTGATCACCGATCGTTACCCCGCCACCGTCTCCCACACCCTGGTGGAGCTGGGGTATGTCACCAGCGCCCACAACGCCAGCGGTCCATCGGTGGCGTGCAATATCCAGCCGCGCCCGACCGGGCAACTGTTCATCGGTGCCTCGCGGCAGTTCGGCACCGTCGACCCGCAAGTGGAAGGCTGGATGCTGGCAAAGATGCTCAAGCGTGCCGTCGATTACCTGCCAGGCCTGGCACACCTGAACGGCATCCGCGCCTGGACCGGTTTTCGCGCCGCCAGCCCCGACGGCCTGCCGCTGGTGGGGCAACATCCGCAACGCCAGGGTTTGTGGCTGGCAGTGGGGCACGAAGGGCTGGGCGTAACGACAGCCCTCGCGACGGCCGACCTGCTGGCCGCGCAACTGTTCAACGAAACATCGCCGCTTGCGGCGCAACCGTACCTGCCACAACGTTTTCTGGGAGAACCGGCTCATGCCTGATCTGTTTCTGGACGGTCGCCCGCTCACTGTCGTCAGCGGCACCAGCGTCGCCGCCGCCCTCGCCCTGGGAGCCGACGGTTGCAGCCGCACTTCGGTCAGCGGCCAGCGCCGCGCGCCCTTGTGCGGTATGGGCATTTGCCAGGAATGCCGGGTGATGATCGATGGCCATCGGCGCCTGGCCTGCCAAACGCTGTGCCGCGAGGGCATGCAGGTGCAAACACGACCATGAACGAAACCACCGACCTGTTGATCATCGGCGCCGGCCCCGCCGGCATGGCTGCCGCCCTGGCCGCGGCAAACAGCGGCACGCGCATTGTGCTGCTGGACGATAACCCGTTGCCGGGCGGGCAGATCTGGCGCGACGGCCCCCAGGCTCACCTCCCCGCCGAGGCCCGACGTCTGCGCAACGCATTACAGGCCTGCGCCAATGTGCGCTGCCACGCCGGCACCCGAGTCATCGCCTGCGCCGCCGATAAAACCCTGTTGGTGGAAGATGCCGAGCGCGGCTGGCAGATTACCTACGAGCGCTTGATCCTGTGTACCGGCGCGCGCGAACTGCTGCTGCCCTTCCCCGGCTGGACGCTGCCGGGGGTGACCGCTGCCGGTGGTTTACAAGCGTTGATCAAAAGTGGTCTGCCAGTGCGCGGCGAACGGCTGGTGATCGCCGGCAGCGGGCCGTTGCTGCTGGCCTGCGCCGCCACCGCCAAGCATCAAGGAGCGCAGGTGCTGCGGATCGCCGAGCAGGCCAGTCGCGGCGCCGTCGCCGGTTTCGCCGCACAGTTGCCACGCTGGCCGGGTAAGTTTTTGCAGTCGTTCAGCCTTTTCGATCCACACTACCGCACCGGCACTCATGTGCTGGAGGCCCTGGGTCGCGAGCGGCTTGAAGGCGTGCGCTTGCTGCACCAGGGCCAGACGCTTGAACTGGCCTGCGACCGTCTTGCCTGTGGTTTCGGGCTCATTCCCAATACTCAGCTCGGCCAGGCCCTGGGCTGCGGTCTTGAAGGCCAGGCATTGGCTGTTGACGCCTGGCAAGCGACCACCCGCCGCGATCATTACGCCGCCGGAGAATGCACCGGGTTCGGTGGCAGCGAACTGGCGCTGGTGGAAGGCGCCATCGCCGGCCACAGCGCCGTCGGCAATAACGTCGCCGCCCAACGCTTGTGGCCTCGCCGAGCACGCTGGCAAGGTTTCGCCCGGGCTTTGAACAAGGCCTTCGCCCTGAACGCGCGACTCAAGACCCTGGCCCGGGACGACACGCTGGTGTGCCGCTGCGAAGACGTGCCGTATGGCGAGTTGGCCGGCCACCAAAACTGGCGCGCAGCAAAATTGGCGAGCCGGTGCGGCATGGGCGCCTGCCAGGGCCGGGTCTGCGGTGCCGCGCTGGAACATCTGTTCGGCTGGACCTCACCGACGCCGCGCCCGCCCTTCAGCCCGGCGCGGATCGAGACGTTGCTGCATCTGGAAGAACCCCCGACAACCTGAGGCCACACCAAATCCTTCTGTGGGAGCGGGCTTGCTCGCGAATGCGTCGGCATATCCGGCATCGATGCAAGCTGACCCACCGCTTTCGCGAGCAAGCCCGCTCCCACAGTGGACCGCGTTAGGCCTGGACTTCCTGCCTCGATGACTTTGCCCCTATGATCCCTGCGTCCCCTCAGAAACCTGACGCCATGTACCCCACGCTCACGTCCTTCGCCCCCTGCGATCTGCCTACCCTGCTCAGCAGCCTGCAACCCATCGCGCCGTTGCTCGACACCCTGTCGGACGTGGTGTTTTTCATCAAGGACAGGCAAGCCCGCTACGCCTTCGTCAACCAGACCCTGGCCCGGCGTTGCGGCTTCAAACAAAGCGCTGACCTGCTGGGGCTCACCGCCGAGCAGGTCTTTCCCGAGCGTTTCGGCCCGCTGTACACCGAACAGGACCGACGGGTGCTGGCCAGCGGTCGGGAACTGGCCGACCAGCTCGAATTGCACCTGTATTACGGCAATCAACCGGTGTGGTGCCTGACCCATAAACTCGCCCTGCACGAGCCGAACGGCCAGATCGTCGGCCTGGCCGGCGTTTCCCGGGACCTGCAACTGCCACAGTCAAGCCACCCGGCGTTCCAGAAACTGGCGGCGGTGGATGCCCATATCAAGCAGCACTTCGCCCACCCCATCAGCCTTGCCGACCTGACCACCATCGCCGGATTGTCGGTGGCGCAATTGGAGCGCCACTGCAAGCGCATCTTCCAGCTCACGCCCCGGCAGATGATCCACAAAGCGCGGTTGGAAGAAGCCTCGCGGTTATTACTGGACCACGACCTGCCCATCACCGAAATCGCCTTGCGCTGCGGCTATACCGATCACAGTGCGTTCAGCCGGCAGTTCCGCGCCTTGACCAGCCTTTCGCCCAGCCAGTATCGCGAAAATCAGCGCTGATCGGTGTTCCCTGGTGGGGCATAGAGCCCCGCGACTGCTCCTATCTGTAACACCGCACTGAAGCATTAATGGCGCCCGGCGCAGCACCGTGTCTTTTAATGCAAGCACATCAATGCCTTACCGATGGCCACCGAGTCTATCTCAAACAGGCACGCTGATTGCTTAATCTAATATCGTATACGAAATCCTCAATACGATATCTCACCGCATTTATTCGACAGCGAGGCATTTATGAAAAACCCTGCACTGGCCGTAGCCCTGAGCGTTGCCCTCACGCCCCTTTTCATCGCCACCGCTCACGCCGACAAACTCGACGACATCATCGGCACCGGCAAACTGCGCTGCGCCGTGACCCTGGACTTTCCGCCCATGGGTTTTCGTGACGCAGGCAATAAACCGGCTGGTTTTGACGTGGACTACTGCCACGACCTGGCGAAAGTCCTCGGCGTGGAGGCCGAAGTGGTGGAAACGCCGTTCCCGGACCGCATCCCGGCGCTTATTTCCGGCCGTGCGGACGTAATCGTCGCCTCCACCTCCGACACCCTGGAACGGGCCAAGACCGTGGGCCTGACCGTGCCCTACTTCGCATTCCAGATGGTGGTGCTGACCCGCGACGACACCGGCATCAACAGCTACGACGACCTCAAGGGCAAGCCCTTGGGTAACACCAGCGGCACCTATGAAGCCATCGCCCTGGAAAAAGACCAGAAAAGTTGGGGCAGCGGCAGTTTCCGCGCCTACCAGTCGCAGAACGACACGCTGCTGGCCGTCGCCCAGGGACACATCGATGCGACCGTGGTGACCAACACCGTGGCGGCCGCGACCATCAAGTCGGGCAAGTACAAGAACCTGAAAATCGCAGGCAACGCGCCCTATGTCATCGACTACGTGTCCCTTGGCGCCAAGCGCAACGAGTACGGGCTGATCAACTACCTCAACCTCTTCGTCAACCAGCAGGTGCGCACCGGCCGTTACAAGGAGCTGTTCGTCAAATGGGTGGGCAGCGACATCCCGCCGGCCGACCTGGTCGTGCCGCAGGTTTACTACTGAGGATTGGAGCATGCCAAGCACGCCTACCCGTGTGACGGGCCGAAGTCTGGTGGAGGGTGCCGCCCAGGGCGCCCTGCTGTACGCCGAGGTGGGCCTGAGCTTCTGGGGCGGGGTCGATCCGGCCAGCGGCGAGGTCATTGATCGCCATCATCCGCTGAGCGGCGAACGCCTGGCCGGGCGCGTGCTGGCGATTCCCAGCGGGCGCGGCTCCTGCACCGGCAGCAGCGTGCTGATGGAGCTGATCAGCAACGGCCACGCACCTGCCGCTCTGGTGCTGGCCGAGGCCGATGAAATCCTGACCCTGGGCGTGCTGATGGCGCAGGTGATTTTCCAGCGTTCCCTACCGGTGGTGTGTGTCGGGCACGAGGCCTTCAAGCGGTT encodes the following:
- a CDS encoding tautomerase family protein, with protein sequence MPFVNVRITRDGVTREQKAQVISEITETLQRVLGKDPHLTHIVIEEVDTDNWGYAGMTTTQYRSLPKE
- a CDS encoding SDR family NAD(P)-dependent oxidoreductase → MSLNKTVIITGASSGIGLGLVQAFLDRGYNVVGNARSQSGLDSAAQQLGHQENFIGVAGDIADPATSTRLIAKAIEAFAAVDGLVNNAGFFLPKPFIEYSPQDLEALLDTNLKGLVFASQAAAAHMIGRQQGFIINISAAVALQPNIQVPAALPVLIKGGVNQMTRALALELSPHNIKVNAVAPGIIDTPMHDPAHREFLNHLAPAGRVGTIEEIAEAVLYLAGADFTTGAILPVDGGMSTGKW
- a CDS encoding TonB-dependent siderophore receptor translates to MRRILVSLCVLQAYSVSTWAEQPVPAKPASLELQATDIVGNADYESAQGPVKGYRATRSASATRTDTAIHETPQSISVVSRDVVEDLSATRLQDALDYAGGVGRANNFGGQGLTTFTVRGFTTGEFYRNGFPINRGYPNMPDANTIERLEVLRGPATMLYGRGDPGGTFNVVSKQPLAERTVTLGSQVSDQGMRRGTLDASGPLDEEGRLAYRLNVVGEGGDTFRDHVETERYGIAPVVTWQVNDTTRLTFEGDFMRNNAPLDRGLTHYAGQRGTASRDTFFGEKDAGKLHNDNNMLQVRFEHMLNDDWTLAGGTQWLDGTLQGNAVEGNGIAADGRTLGRNFNYRKLEWTDRDTQLNLTGHFSTGGFEHTLLTGIEYEDYDYQSIIKRSAAGSSAYPIDIFDPVYGQPRPALTRTPTDDQENLKTFGVFVQDQVALTERLKLLAGARFERFEHQYESFVPQNPPGSRNWDVTDSAVTPRLGVIYDLTDTVAVYANTARSFKPNNGASREGGGFKPEEGKSYEMGVKWEALDRQLSVDAAVYQIEKRNVLTTDPVDSTFSVAAGEVRSRGFDLNVAGNLTPQWRVIGGYAYVDAEVTKDINIPSGTRLLNVPKNTFSLLNVYEFQDGGLKGLGLGLGAKYVDERAGQTAANAFSMDSYTVVDLLGYYKVNERIRLNLDLKNLFDADYEEGAFGNVYAYPGAPRTVQAGISYTL
- a CDS encoding GntR family transcriptional regulator; translation: MTLSKFNLPDLGNTPSTSEIITRHLREAIVAGHFAEDEPIRQDDIARQFNVSKIPVREALKRLEAEGLVMFQRNRGAMVTRISEAELAQMFEVRMLLEDKVLRLAIPNMTEATFARAEGICQEFIGEDDVGRWAELNWQLHACLYEPAQRPFLVNLIRSVHDKLERYLRMQMSLSAGKERADHEHREIIAACRAGDVERAVKLLDEHIAGVCKTLFEFLPSSH
- a CDS encoding 4-hydroxyproline epimerase, which gives rise to MKRITVIDSHTGGEPTRLVTDGFPDLGQGSMAERRQRLATQYDAWRTACVLEPRGSDVLVGALLCEPQDPSACAGVIFFNNSGYLGMCGHGTIGLVTSLAHLGKIGPGVHTVETPVGTVQATLHEDRSVSVRNVPAYRYRKALSLEVPGIGPVVGDVAWGGNWFFLIADHGQRVAGDNLDALTAYTYAVQQALEQQGLRGEDGGLIDHIELFADDPQADSRNFVLCPGKAYDRSPCGTGTSAKLACLAADGKLQPGQIWRQASVIGSEFEGSYELDGERIVPTIRGRAYISAETTLVIEPDDPFAWGITP
- a CDS encoding NAD(P)/FAD-dependent oxidoreductase, which gives rise to MNADHVADVIIIGAGIIGAACARTLARRGLKVLVLDAGWHGATAAGMGHLLVLDDNPAELALSQYSLQRWRQLAPALPDACAWRNNGTLWLAANAEEMAVAHSKYLNLLAHGEDCELMGRAALQQREPQLREGLEGGLLIKGDAILYAPAAARWMLDAANIDQQRAQVVEVDGHRVRLEDGRWLNAEAVILANGIQATELCPELPIEAKKGHLLITDRYPATVSHTLVELGYVTSAHNASGPSVACNIQPRPTGQLFIGASRQFGTVDPQVEGWMLAKMLKRAVDYLPGLAHLNGIRAWTGFRAASPDGLPLVGQHPQRQGLWLAVGHEGLGVTTALATADLLAAQLFNETSPLAAQPYLPQRFLGEPAHA
- a CDS encoding 2Fe-2S iron-sulfur cluster-binding protein, which encodes MPDLFLDGRPLTVVSGTSVAAALALGADGCSRTSVSGQRRAPLCGMGICQECRVMIDGHRRLACQTLCREGMQVQTRP
- a CDS encoding NAD(P)/FAD-dependent oxidoreductase, which produces MNETTDLLIIGAGPAGMAAALAAANSGTRIVLLDDNPLPGGQIWRDGPQAHLPAEARRLRNALQACANVRCHAGTRVIACAADKTLLVEDAERGWQITYERLILCTGARELLLPFPGWTLPGVTAAGGLQALIKSGLPVRGERLVIAGSGPLLLACAATAKHQGAQVLRIAEQASRGAVAGFAAQLPRWPGKFLQSFSLFDPHYRTGTHVLEALGRERLEGVRLLHQGQTLELACDRLACGFGLIPNTQLGQALGCGLEGQALAVDAWQATTRRDHYAAGECTGFGGSELALVEGAIAGHSAVGNNVAAQRLWPRRARWQGFARALNKAFALNARLKTLARDDTLVCRCEDVPYGELAGHQNWRAAKLASRCGMGACQGRVCGAALEHLFGWTSPTPRPPFSPARIETLLHLEEPPTT
- a CDS encoding AraC family transcriptional regulator — translated: MYPTLTSFAPCDLPTLLSSLQPIAPLLDTLSDVVFFIKDRQARYAFVNQTLARRCGFKQSADLLGLTAEQVFPERFGPLYTEQDRRVLASGRELADQLELHLYYGNQPVWCLTHKLALHEPNGQIVGLAGVSRDLQLPQSSHPAFQKLAAVDAHIKQHFAHPISLADLTTIAGLSVAQLERHCKRIFQLTPRQMIHKARLEEASRLLLDHDLPITEIALRCGYTDHSAFSRQFRALTSLSPSQYRENQR
- a CDS encoding transporter substrate-binding domain-containing protein, which codes for MKNPALAVALSVALTPLFIATAHADKLDDIIGTGKLRCAVTLDFPPMGFRDAGNKPAGFDVDYCHDLAKVLGVEAEVVETPFPDRIPALISGRADVIVASTSDTLERAKTVGLTVPYFAFQMVVLTRDDTGINSYDDLKGKPLGNTSGTYEAIALEKDQKSWGSGSFRAYQSQNDTLLAVAQGHIDATVVTNTVAAATIKSGKYKNLKIAGNAPYVIDYVSLGAKRNEYGLINYLNLFVNQQVRTGRYKELFVKWVGSDIPPADLVVPQVYY